The Populus nigra chromosome 19, ddPopNigr1.1, whole genome shotgun sequence genome includes a window with the following:
- the LOC133679999 gene encoding tubulin beta-1 chain, with translation MREILHIQGGQCGNQIGSKFWEVVCDEHGIDPTGKYVGTSDLQLERVNVYYNEASCGRFVPRAVLMDLEPGTMDSLRTGPYGQIFRPDNFVFGQSGAGNNWAKGHYTEGAELIDSVLDVVRKEAENCDCLQGFQVCHSLGGGTGSGMGTLLISKIREEYPDRMMLTFSVFPSPKVSDTVVEPYNATLSVHQLVENADECMVLDNEALYDICFRILKLTTPSFGDLNHLISATMSGVTCCLRFPGQLNSDLRKLAVNLIPFPRLHFFMVGFAPLTSRGSQQYRALTVPELTQQMWDAKNMMCAADPRHGRYLTASAMFRGKMSTKEVDEQMINVQNKNSSYFVEWIPNNVKSSVCDIPPRGLAMASTFIGNSTSIQEMFRRVSEQFTAMFRRKAFLHWYTGEGMDEMEFTEAESNMNDLVSEYQQYQDATADEEVDYEDEEEEEAEM, from the exons atgagggAAATCCTTCACATTCAAGGAGGACAATGCGGGAACCAGATCGGTTCCAAGTTCTGGGAGGTTGTTTGCGATGAGCATGGAATTGATCCCACTGGAAAATACGTTGGAACCTCTGACCTTCAATTGGAGCGTGTCAATGTTTACTACAATGAGGCTTCGTGTGGGAGATTTGTCCCTCGTGCTGTGCTTATGGATCTTGAGCCTGGTACCATGGACAGTTTGAGGACTGGTCCTTATGGCCAGATCTTCAGGCCTGATAACTTTGTGTTTGGGCAGTCTGGTGCTGGAAATAATTGGGCCAAAGGGCATTACACTGAGGGTGCAGAGTTGATTGATTCAGTTCTTGATGTTGTGAGGAAGGAAGCAGAAAATTGTGATTGTCTTCAAG GTTTTCAAGTTTGCCACTCGCTCGGTGGAGGAACTGGATCTGGAATGGGGACTCTACTGATTTCTAAGATCAGAGAGGAATACCCTGATAGAATGATGCTTACTTTCTCTGTGTTCCCATCACCTAAGGTTTCTGATACTGTCGTGGAACCATACAATGCTACCCTTTCTGTTCATCAGTTGGTTGAGAATGCTGATGAGTGTATGGTGCTTGACAACGAGGCATTGTATGATATTTGTTTCAGGATTCTCAAGTTGACTACTCCTAGCT TTGGCGACCTGAATCATCTGATCTCTGCAACAATGAGCGGTGTCACCTGCTGCCTCAGGTTCCCTGGTCAGCTCAACTCTGATCTTAGGAAGCTTGCAGTGAACCTCATCCCCTTCCCCCGTCTGCACTTCTTCATGGTTGGATTTGCTCCTCTGACCTCACGTGGTTCTCAGCAGTACAGGGCTCTGACTGTCCCAGAACTCACCCAGCAGATGTGGGATGCCAAGAACATGATGTGTGCCGCAGACCCACGCCACGGTCGCTACCTGACTGCCTCCGCTATGTTCAGGGGTAAGATGAGCACTAAGGAAGTTGATGAACAAATGATCAATGTCCAGAACAAGAATTCATCCTACTTTGTTGAGTGGATCCCCAACAATGTGAAGTCTAGTGTGTGTGATATTCCTCCGAGAGGACTTGCTATGGCATCCACCTTCATTGGAAACTCAACCTCCATCCAGGAGATGTTCAGGCGTGTAAGTGAGCAATTCACAGCTATGTTCAGGAGGAAGGCTTTCTTGCACTGGTACACCGGAGAAGGCATGGATGAAATGGAATTCACTGAAGCTGAGAGCAACATGAATGACCTCGTTTCTGAATATCAGCAGTACCAGGATGCAACAGCTGATGAAGAAGTTGATTACGAGGACgaggaggaagaagaggctGAGATGTGA
- the LOC133679784 gene encoding tubulin beta-5 chain, with amino-acid sequence MREILHVQGGQCGNQIGSKFWEVVCDEHGIDPTGKYVGTSDLQLERVNVYYNEASCGRFVPRAVLMDLEPGTMDSVRTGPYGQIFRPDNFVFGQSGAGNNWAKGHYTEGAELIDSVLDVVRKEAENCDCLQGFQVCHSLGGGTGSGMGTLLISKIREEYPDRMMLTFSVFPSPKVSDTVVEPYNATLSVHQLVENADECMVLDNEALYDICFRTLKLTTPSFGDLNHLISATMSGVTCCLRFPGQLNSDLRKLAVNLIPFPRLHFFMVGFAPLTSRGSQQYRALTVPELTQQMWDAKNMMCAADPRHGRYLTASAMFRGKMSTKEVDEQMINVQNKNSSYFVEWIPNNVKSSVCDIPPRGLAMASTFIGNSTSIQEMFRRVSEQFTAMFRRKAFLHWYTGEGMDEMEFTEAESNMNDLVSEYQQYQDATADEEVDYEDEEEEDAAGM; translated from the exons atgagagaaatccTTCACGTTCAGGGAGGACAATGTGGTAACCAAATTGGATCGAAGTTTTGGGAGGTGGTTTGCGATGAGCATGGAATTGATCCCACTGGAAAATACGTTGGAACCTCTGACCTTCAATTGGAGCGTGTCAATGTTTACTACAATGAAGCTTCGTGTGGGAGATTTGTCCCTCGTGCTGTGCTTATGGATCTTGAGCCTGGTACCATGGACAGTGTGAGGACCGGTCCCTATGGCCAGATCTTCAGGCCTGATAACTTTGTGTTTGGGCAGTCTGGTGCTGGAAATAACTGGGCTAAGGGGCATTACACTGAGGGTGCAGAGTTGATTGACTCGGTTCTTGATGTTGTGAGGAAGGAGGCGGAGAATTGTGATTGTCTGCAAG GTTTCCAAGTTTGCCACTCGCTCGGTGGAGGAACTGGTTCCGGGATGGGGACTCTGCTGATTTCTAAGATCAGAGAGGAATACCCTGATAGAATGATGCTTACGTTCTCTGTGTTCCCATCCCCCAAGGTTTCAGATACTGTTGTTGAGCCTTACAATGCTACCCTTTCAGTTCATCAGTTAGTTGAGAATGCTGATGAATGTATGGTGCTAGATAACGAGGCCTTGTATGATATCTGCTTCAGGACTCTCAAGTTAACAACTCCTAGCT TTGGCGACCTGAACCACCTGATCTCTGCAACAATGAGCGGTGTCACCTGCTGCCTCAGGTTCCCTGGTCAGCTCAACTCTGATCTTAGGAAGCTTGCAGTGAACCTCATCCCCTTCCCCCGTCTGCACTTTTTCATGGTTGGATTTGCTCCTCTGACCTCACGTGGTTCTCAGCAGTACAGGGCACTGACTGTCCCAGAACTCACCCAGCAGATGTGGGATGCCAAGAACATGATGTGCGCCGCTGACCCACGCCACGGTCGCTACCTGACTGCCTCCGCTATGTTCCGGGGTAAGATGAGCACTAAGGAAGTTGATGAACAAATGATCAATGTCCAGAACAAGAATTCATCCTACTTTGTTGAGTGGATCCCCAACAATGTGAAGTCTAGTGTGTGTGATATTCCTCCGAGAGGACTTGCTATGGCATCCACCTTCATTGGAAACTCAACCTCCATCCAGGAGATGTTCAGGCGTGTAAGTGAGCAATTCACAGCTATGTTCAGGAGGAAGGCTTTCTTGCACTGGTACACTGGAGAAGGCATGGATGAAATGGAATTCACTGAAGCTGAGAGCAACATGAATGACCTTGTTTCTGAATATCAGCAGTACCAGGATGCAACAGCTGATGAAGAAGTTGATTATGAGGACGAGGAGGAAGAAGATGCTGCCGGGATGTAA